A genomic window from Henningerozyma blattae CBS 6284 chromosome 3, complete genome includes:
- the TBLA0C02020 gene encoding uncharacterized protein (similar to Saccharomyces cerevisiae SSO2 (YMR183C) and SSO1 (YPL232W); ancestral locus Anc_6.258), giving the protein MSFNRNNPYAQGNPYENDEYELDDQDFNAPPTVDNTINTDKGVIEDYNSNNPYAHNNHTNTVIQQPEHTYSPPSNNDINDAYKNNETYTSTLSYSKNPVTTTTNDRNDNDDFVDFMRQINDINSNLNDYETIINQIDNYHRSLLAEVNEDEQDQLRRDLDDLTSQATNLQYLLKDKIKNVQRLGLRDSSKEAQAEKSRQKFLKLIQDYRIIDSDYKDQNKEQAMRQYKIIQPDATDEEVEAAITDAGGQQIFSQALLNANRRGQAKSTLTEVQARHQELLQLEKTMAELTQLFNDMEQLVIEQQENIEAIDQHVENAQQDLEQGVGHTNKAVVSARKARKNKVRCYIIIAAIILVIIIASVVPSVVATQV; this is encoded by the coding sequence ATGAGTTTCAATCGTAATAACCCTTATGCTCAAGGGAATCCttatgaaaatgatgaatatgAACTGGATGACCAAGATTTCAATGCTCCTCCAACCGTCGATAACACTATAAACACAGACAAAGGTGTTATCGAAGattataattcaaataatcctTATGCGCATAATAATCATACAAATACAGTTATACAACAACCAGAACATACTTATTCTCCGCCATCAAAcaatgatattaatgatgCATACAAAAATAACGAAACATATACTTCAACTTTATCATATTCTAAAAATCCAGTAACAACAACTACAAATGATcgtaatgataatgatgattttgTAGATTTCATGAGACAAATTAATGATatcaattcaaatttaaatgattatgAAACTATTATAAACCAAATTGATAATTACCATAGATCTTTACTAGCAGAAgttaatgaagatgaacAAGATCAATTGAGAAGAGATTTGGATGACTTGACCTCTCAAGCTACAAATTTACAATATCTATTAAAGGACAAGATTAAGAATGTTCAAAGATTAGGTTTGAGAGATTCTTCAAAAGAAGCTCAAGCTGAAAAATCAAGAcaaaaattcttaaaattaattcaagaCTATAGAATCATTGATTCAGATTATAAAGATCAAAATAAAGAACAAGCTATGAgacaatataaaattattcaacCCGATGCTACTGATGAAGAAGTAGAAGCTGCTATTACAGATGCTGGTGGCCAACAAATCTTCTCACAAGCTTTATTAAATGCTAACAGACGTGGTCAAGCTAAATCCACTTTAACTGAAGTTCAAGCAAGACATCAAGAATTGTTACAATTAGAAAAGACTATGGCGGAATTGACccaattatttaatgatatgGAACAATTAGTCATTGAACAACAAGAAAACATCGAAGCTATTGATCAACACGTAGAAAATGCTCAACAAGATTTAGAACAAGGTGTAGGCCATACAAACAAGGCTGTTGTTTCCGCAAGAAAGGCAAGAAAGAATAAGGTGAGATGTTATATCATTATAGCTGCTATTATTCTagtcattattattgcttCTGTTGTTCCTTCCGTTGTGGCAACTCAAGTATAA
- the SMT1 gene encoding Smt1p (similar to Saccharomyces cerevisiae YJL147C; ancestral locus Anc_1.203), with protein sequence MRYTYPWHRCCKRYITFNLVKCKQQHSTRISRINSNTDTNSKSNDISDSQKNKRLQETLRYLAKNSSKSVSFSDLVRGSIKDTSTDNNYQHTNVSNNHIENILSLYNTNTLDGKNNHTRNTQTDHRFDSYYNELLNNLKKIVVPTNTTTSIKSNTNNNAIADHLISYKENVNWNFIRKSILNNKSISMEDFQSYIKLINSKDSHLNKRIITKLSIIFYYGIKDLSIYNDYHENWLFYYPYLEPAFKRLVLRDFLLFNKDNKANLWSLLGSNSRIFLNTSSDYILLYQTFYSFANRLPLPIDPISLTKNQSLFIETLKLASEFQPLNHVLSDISKLSVKYKLHSNVSNGFAIDDYHFISSLKTLLEKNDKHILMTSSPNYLELKSKIVQHYELIKNTVYKKFTSL encoded by the coding sequence ATGCGATACACGTATCCTTGGCATAGATGTTGTAAGAGGTATATTACGTTCAATTTAGTCAAGTGTAAACAACAACACTCCACAAGGATTTCCAGGATCAATTCTAACACGGATACAAATTCGAAATCTAATGATATAAGTGATtctcaaaaaaataaacgtCTTCAAGAGACTCTTAGATATTTAGCCAAGAATTCGAGTAAATCTGTTTCGTTTTCAGATTTGGTCCGAGGTTCAATAAAGGATACGTCTACAGACAATAATTATCAGCACACAAACGTTAGCAATAACCATATTGAAAACATCTTAAGTCTgtataatacaaataccCTGGATGGCAAGAATAATCATACACGTAATACACAGACAGATCATCGGTTCGATTCGTATTATAATGAATTGTTGaacaatttgaaaaaaatcgTGGTACCAACAAATACGACAACTTCTATTAAATccaatacaaataataacgCAATAGCAGATCATTTGATTTCTTATAAGGAAAATGTCAATTGGAATTTCATTAGAAAATCAATCTTAAACAATAAATCAATCTCTATGGAAGATTTCCAATCGTATATCAAactaataaattcaaaagattcacatttaaataaaagaatcaTTACAAAACTATCaatcatattttattacggtataaaagatttatcGATTTATAACGATTATCATGAAAATTGGCTATTTTATTATCCTTATTTAGAACCAGCATTCAAGAGGTTGGTATTAAGagatttcttattattcaataagGATAACAAAGCAAATTTATGGTCCCTACTGGGatcaaattcaagaatttttttaaatacttcTTCCGATTATATCTTATTATATCAAACTTTCTATTCTTTTGCAAATCGATTACCATTACCAATAGATCCAATATCATTAACCAAAAATCAATCGTTATTTATAGAAACGTTAAAACTTGCATCTGAATTTCAACCGCTGAACCATGTATTATCTGATATTTCGAAATTATCAGTTAAATACAAACTACATTCCAATGTTTCAAATGGATTTGCCATTGATGATTACCATTTCATTAGTTCTCTGAAaactttattagaaaaaaatgacaAACATATCTTAATGACCAGCTCTCCAAATTAtcttgaattaaaatcCAAAATTGTTCAACATTATGAATTGATAAAGAATACTGTCTACAAGAAATTTACTTCACTTTAA
- the TFA2 gene encoding transcription factor TFIIE subunit TFA2 (similar to Saccharomyces cerevisiae TFA2 (YKR062W); ancestral locus Anc_1.202), translated as MSNNDPLLANLNAFKSKVKSAPIIPLKRSNSNLNSTSSSANTSPKKNKKVSNPNSNKSSPSKKKQKSNNINSTSKNNLDQSLENDSQSKIKTENGINEDEDEEEEEEEEEDEEDDDDESIKKVRPGSIAAQALQIGQNNISKSHDSSKLLWATEYIQKKGKPVLLNELTDYISIKKDDKIIDLLKKLEKIHFDPKKNSFKYISTYDVHSPQELLNLLRKQVTFKGISCKELKDGWPQCDETINSLEEDSKILVLRTKKDKTPRYVWYNNGGDLHRIDEDFINMWENVQLPQFAELPRKLQELGLKPASVDPATIKRSTKTVEVKKKKQRRGKITNTHMTGILKDYSNRV; from the coding sequence ATGAGTAATAATGACCCTTTGTTAGCAAACTTGAATGCATTCAAAAGTAAAGTCAAATCTGCCCCAATAATACCTTTGAAAAGatctaattcaaatttaaatagtaCATCTTCCTCAGCTAATACAAGTcccaagaaaaataaaaaagtttcaaatccaaattctaataaaagtAGTCCctcaaagaaaaaacaaaaatcaaataatataaattctacttctaaaaataatttagatcaatcattagaaaatgatagtCAATCCAAGATTAAAACTGAAAATGGGAtcaatgaagatgaagatgaagaggaagaagaagaagaagaggaagatgaagaagacgACGATGATGAATCCATTAAAAAAGTTAGACCAGGCTCTATTGCTGCTCAAGCTTTACAAATAggacaaaataatatttccaaGAGTCATGATtcatctaaattattatggGCTACGGAATATATTCAGAAGAAAGGGAAACCTGTTCTTCTAAATGAATTAACtgattatatttcaattaaaaaagatgataaaattattgatttattaaaaaaattggaaaaaattcattttgatcccaaaaaaaattcttttaaatatatttctacaTATGATGTTCATTCACcacaagaattattaaatctaCTAAGAAAACAAGTCACTTTTAAAGGTATATCAtgtaaagaattaaaagatggTTGGCCACAATGTGATGAAACAATTAATAGTTTAGAAGAGGATTCTAAAATCCTGGTTTTAAGAAccaaaaaagataaaacgCCAAGATATGTTTGGTATAATAATGGTGGGGATTTACATAGAATTGATGAGGATTTCATCAATATGTGGGAGAATGTTCAACTACCACAATTTGCAGAACTACCAAgaaaattacaagaattaGGTTTGAAACCTGCATCTGTTGATCCTGCCACAATTAAGAGATCTACAAAGACAGTTGAAGTtaagaagaagaaacaaAGAAGAGGTAAGATTACAAATACTCATATGACTGgtatattaaaagattattcAAATCGTGTATAA
- the LAS1 gene encoding rRNA-processing protein LAS1 (similar to Saccharomyces cerevisiae LAS1 (YKR063C); ancestral locus Anc_1.200) has product MVIPYIRIVPWKNVKELDDLKKWFYPEKFNSTDDSSRLRAIAKVKSYHIKGSQYLPHVIDSTAQLTNIILQDQSNLQDTLSIRLSYTMVLIRFVNGLLDPTQQSQFAIPLHTLAKNIGLASWFVDLRHSGTHERDLPSLDMLRLASKDVLNWLWDHYWNDDQLQDDEDVDLQIDHERLLKIEKLDKVLQSWLNEKFLLLENSWIWENNKKTNIISSTNFEIQKNTTGSKRKHDEIELSPYEVITNLIEQIEKIWKFCQDKNLFIERCIYNYDPLIFQIFMMKLNNFDFEFISWLLNCFKNIHLLNTSDSDEILQMENQVLIDQIKLLKKKFPNWQILKSKLLKKQLSKINIKLLQMEWENWNQLLIKNSSYLSIWISAKLIKLIEIESLNNSKKKKKQKQNLKLTDQELQIELQNYVKNYSNVYNDGEFRMYDLISIDPQLKPLSTNKEASNNKELPKDKNITNILDDLANLKKRMLNRHTKENSQVIWELHKNWTPKPFGTL; this is encoded by the coding sequence ATGGTCATTCCTTATATAAGAATCGTCCCCTGGAAAAATGTAAAAGAATTggatgatttgaaaaaatggTTTTATcctgaaaaatttaactcAACCGATGATTCATCTCGTTTAAGAGCTATTGCAAAAGTGAAAAGTTATCATATTAAAGGTTCTCAATATTTACCACATGTCATCGATTCCACTGCTCAATTAACAAATATCATATTACAAGATCAATCGAATCTGCAAGACACTCTATCTATTAGATTATCCTATACAATGGTTCTTATTAGATTTGTCAATGGGCTATTAGATCCCACACAACAATCTCAATTTGCTATCCCATTACATACTTTGGCTAAAAATATCGGGTTAGCATCATGGTTTGTGGATTTAAGACATTCAGGTACTCATGAAAGAGATTTACCTTCATTAGATATGTTACGATTAGCCTCTAAAGATGTATTGAATTGGTTATGGGATCATTATTGGAATGATGATCAATTacaagatgatgaagatgtcGATTTGCAAATAGATCATGAAAGATTATTGaagattgaaaaattagataaagTTTTACAATCATggttaaatgaaaaatttttattactagAAAATTCTTGGATTTgggaaaataataaaaaaactaatattatttcaagtacaaattttgaaatccaaaaaaataccACAGgttcaaaaagaaaacatgatgaaattgaattatcaCCTTATGAGGTTATTACCAATTTAATTgaacaaattgaaaaaatttggaaattttgtcaagataaaaatttattcattgAAAGATGTATCTATAATTATGATCCtttaattttccaaatctttatgatgaaattaaataattttgatttcgaatttatttcttggttattaaattgttttaaaaatattcatctaTTAAATACTAGTGATTCAgatgaaattttacaaatggAAAATCAAGTCTTGATTGATCAAATTaaacttttgaaaaaaaaattcccCAATTggcaaattttaaaatcaaaattattgaaaaaacaattatccaaaattaatattaaacttCTGCAAATGGAATGGGAAAATTggaatcaattattaattaagaATTCTTCTTATCTAAGTATATGGATCAGTgctaaattaattaaattaattgaaattgaatcattaaataattccaaaaaaaagaaaaagcaaaagcaaaatttaaaattaactgatcaagaattacaaattgaattacaaaattatgttaaaaattattccaatGTTTATAATGATGGTGAATTTAGAATGTATGATTTGATTTCAATTGATCCACAACTTAAACCACTTTCCACTAATAAAGAAGCTTCAAACAATAAGGAACTTCCAAaggataaaaatatcactaATATATTAGACGATCTAGCTaatcttaaaaaaagaatgcTTAACAGAcatacaaaagaaaattctCAAGTAATTTGGGAATTACATAAGAATTGGACTCCTAAACCTTTCGGTACTTTATAG
- the OAF3 gene encoding Oaf3p (similar to Saccharomyces cerevisiae YKR064W; ancestral locus Anc_1.199) translates to MDTPISFPPIKRRARLTVVCTNCKKRKSKCDRAKPCSHCIRLGIANECTYLNAVTPRRKHGGNGGGNGNNSGVTNSNSGITFGGTEMNNFLKIIPKEDCTIDNEVVGSGGTLDMGTINEEPLPPTNSYIPPPLNETPLNETPMNEVPEVSYKATVRSPSVFSNHPITFTPMDCSMTTLEENVVTESVLPTANHHEVDEIINLIPNKRYVTFKRSAISLVSLFSDTAIEQRDIYLKCMIAFRSIAIKMTTSKLKPSGLEYNQNCLPKSFVPLSVFDADGDPLSPETFVKQQKSIHKKLLDKFGEYRKNSNFKIIEGVKLPGVHLPSKYLFMNEILPIFEKHVYNMVPIFNLHALRWDIVKFYEGLEKNGGEMSLKQFDHLVYCVVLLICKLSQLSIHFCKSNEANVQSRILQLDSSKYIAIVNHYLSDLKMLRKCTLIQLQTMILLRFYYWCAPEDGDGAELQQSQILMGAIIASCREIGASWGVLIDRENYYLKIQHQVRPPLSIMNQGDYMRLFQKIWSFVLFWDRKMFLINGQECGVEKSFVYNYERYVRQDEENNRVSWYEKMVNIDLLMMKMNDSIHDMPSRVNVRQVQGYLKKLNSQFQFLSMKWNHETHLNLEFQLMLGLFNVSLLHCQMVHYETSVHTVCYYDSSQKLWDELVSLSSLCYDYFYGEGKRFLNPYTRFYTNKIIGIVSDKVCVLLPTFILRSNLIMEPTRQEQEYSRRQAMIQFLYNVSSMYFNELGSDYYRCFKKMFTAKISYKILNRPSSRNTWATILEFLVYEIETSDDKIIYKSEGARLSVKLPEIRQLVEAIASHRARGNVAVDPVYLWKHELVKRGDVLDDCVIDIHERELQELFAEQPRHLRHGNMFSRFYDYTSGQLAKSIDAIGVASGTAETQTEAQTLPTESEMQGRFQAEAEAEAGVQADGQTDGHTDGHTGQAESSSHAVPGQAQQGQPANQQASPFDSLELLQDMFEPLDFLSFF, encoded by the coding sequence ATGGATACTCCAATATCATTCCCACCTATCAAACGACGCGCCCGATTGACGGTTGTTTGTACGAATTGCAAGAAACGCAAGAGTAAATGTGATCGAGCCAAACCATGTAGTCATTGTATTCGATTAGGAATCGCCAATGAATGCACTTATTTAAATGCAGTGACACCAAGAAGAAAGCATGGTGGTAATGGTGGTGGAAATGGCAACAATAGCGGCGTGactaatagtaatagtgGGATCACGTTTGGCGGAACagaaatgaataatttcCTCAAGATTATACCGAAAGAAGATTGTacaattgataatgaagTAGTTGGAAGTGGCGGTACATTGGATATGGGGACAATCAATGAAGAACCTTTGCCACCTACCAATTCATATATTCCCCCACCTTTAAATGAGACTCCCTTGAATGAAACTCCGATGAATGAAGTTCCAGAGGTATCATATAAGGCCACCGTTCGAAGTCCTAGTGTATTTTCCAATCATCCAATAACATTCACCCCAATGGATTGCAGCATGACGACTCTGGAAGAGAATGTTGTGACAGAGAGTGTGTTACCCACAGCGAATCATCATGAAGTCGATGAAATAATTAACTTGATCCCCAACAAGAGATACGTTACGTTCAAGAGATCTGCAATCTCACTCGTTTCATTATTTAGCGACACTGCTATTGAACAACGAGACATCTATTTGAAATGTATGATTGCATTTCGAAGCATTGCAATCAAAATGACAACAAGCAAACTTAAACCCAGTGGCTTAGAATACAACCAGAATTGTCTACCGAAATCGTTTGTTCCCTTGAGTGTGTTTGATGCCGATGGCGATCCACTTTCACCAGAGACGTTTGTCAAACAACAGAAATCCATACataagaaattattggatAAATTTGGAGAATATCGTAAGAATTCCAATTTCAAGATCATAGAAGGTGTGAAATTACCTGGAGTGCATTTACCCagcaaatatttatttatgaATGAGATATTGCCTATTTTCGAAAAACATGTTTATAATATGGTCCCAATTTTCAACTTGCATGCATTACGTTGGGATATTGTTAAATTCTATGAAGGATTGGAGAAAAATGGTGGCGAGATGAGCTTGAAACAATTTGATCATCTTGTGTATTGCGTGGTGTTGTTGATTTGTAAATTATCACAACTATCGATTCATTTTTGTAAAAGCAATGAAGCCAATGTCCAATCGAGAATCTTACAATTGGATTCGTCGAAATATATTGCCATTGTGAACCATTATCTCTctgatttgaaaatgttACGGAAATGTACGTTGATTCAATTACAAACGATGATCCTGTTGCGATTCTATTATTGGTGTGCCCCAGAAGATGGAGACGGGGCAGAGCTTCAACAATCTCAAATCCTGATGGGGGCGATCATAGCGTCGTGCAGAGAGATTGGTGCGTCATGGGGGGTGTTGATAGACCGtgagaattattatttgaaaatacaaCATCAAGTGAGACCACCGCTGAGTATAATGAACCAAGGAGATTATATGCGGTTGTTTCAGAAAATATGGAGTTTCGTGCTATTTTGGGACCGTAAGATGTTTCTAATCAACGGACAAGAATGTGGAGTGGAGAAATCGTTTGTCTACAACTATGAACGGTATGTTCGACAAGATGAAGAGAATAATCGGGTGTCATGGTATGAAAAAATGGTCAATATAGATTTactgatgatgaagatgaatgATTCGATCCATGACATGCCATCACGAGTGAATGTGAGACAAGTGCAAGggtatttgaaaaaactgAATTCGCAATTCCAATTCTTGTCTATGAAATGGAACCATGAGACACATTTGAACCTAGAGTTCCAATTGATGTTGGGATTGTTCAACGTATCGTTATTACATTGCCAAATGGTCCATTATGAGACAAGTGTCCATACCGTATGCTATTACGACTCATCACAAAAACTATGGGACGAACTTGTCTCGCTGTCATCCCTATGCTATGATTATTTCTACGGGGAAGGGAAACGCTTCCTCAACCCGTACACCCGCTTCTACACTAACAAAATCATCGGCATAGTCTCTGATAAAGTATGTGTTCTCTTGCCCACATTCATTCTCCGATCGAATCTGATCATGGAGCCGACGCGCCAAGAACAAGAATATTCCAGACGACAAGCAATGATCCAGTTCCTATACAACGTGTCGTCCATGTATTTCAACGAACTGGGCTCCGACTATTACCGCTGTTTCAAGAAAATGTTTACAGCCAAGATCAGCTACAAGATCTTGAACCGGCCAAGTTCCCGCAACACATGGGCCACCATCTTGGAATTTCTTGTATATGAGATAGAGACCTCCGATGATAAAATCATATACAAGAGCGAAGGTGCTCGCTTGAGTGTGAAACTACCTGAAATAAGACAACTGGTTGAAGCAATAGCATCTCATAGAGCAAGAGGAAATGTTGCAGTCGATCCAGTATATCTATGGAAACATGAACTTGTTAAGAGGGGAGATGTATTGGATGATTGTGTCATAGATATCCATGAACGCGAATTGCAAGAGTTATTTGCAGAACAGCCGCGCCACTTGCGGCACGGCAACATGTTTTCGCGTTTCTACGATTACACCAGTGGACAATTGGCCAAATCGATCGATGCGATCGGCGTTGCCAGCGGAACGGCGGAGACACAGACAGAGGCGCAGACGCTGCCAACGGAGTCTGAAATGCAGGGGCGATTCCAGGCAGAAGCGGAAGCGGAGGCGGGCGTGCAGGCAGACGGGCAGACAGACGGGCATACAGACGGGCATACAGGCCAGGCAGAGTCCTCTTCGCATGCTGTGCCTGGACAGGCTCAACAGGGTCAGCCTGCAAACCAACAGGCTTCTCCCTTTGACAGTCTGGAGCTGTTGCAGGATATGTTCGAGCCGTTGGACTTTCTGTCGTTTTTCTAG
- the INO1 gene encoding inositol-3-phosphate synthase INO1 (similar to Saccharomyces cerevisiae INO1 (YJL153C); ancestral locus Anc_1.195), with amino-acid sequence MTAQTFVPAVKVQTDKCRYTEDELITKYTYKNVLVDSNQAKTSFDVKIQNEDYEFKTDLKIPKVGVMLVGMGGNNGTTFVASVLANKKKLKFRTKNFKGLKDANYYGSVTQASTVKLGVDSETLNDVYIPFNSLLPMVNPNDFVVSGWDIQDYNCYDAMVESQVLEYDLIQQLKPEMSQIKPLKSIYYPDFLAMNQIERANNCINRKDNSSEVIDIKNKQSDLDHIRNDIKTFKQENHLDKVIVLWTASTERYADIIEGVNDTADNLLNSIKTSHEEIAPSTIFAVASILEGAIYINGSPQNTLVPGVVDLSKRENTIIAGDDFKTGQTKLKSVLAQFLIDAGIKPLSVASYNHLGNNDGYNLSAPKQFRSKEISKSSVIDDMIESNEILYNAKTGAEVDHCIVIKYMPAVGDNKVAMDEYYSELMLGGHNRISVHNVCEDSLLATPIMIDLMVMVEFISRISYKRVNSRDDEELEYSTFNSTLSFLSYWLKAPMVKKGFQPINGLNKQRLALENFLRLLIGLPPNDELRFEERLY; translated from the coding sequence ATGACCGCCCAAACTTTCGTCCCTGCTGTTAAAGTTCAAACAGATAAATGTCGTTACACTGAAGACGAATTAATCACTAAATATACTTATAAGAACGTTCTTGTTGATTCCAATCAAGCCAAGACTTCGTTCGATGTCAAGATCCAAAATGAAGATTACGAGTTCAAGACTGATTTGAAGATCCCTAAGGTGGGGGTCATGCTCGTAGGGATGGGTGGTAACAACGGTACCACCTTCGTTGCCTCTGTTCTGGCCAACAAGAAGAAGTTGAAGTTCCGTACCAAGAACTTCAAAGGCTTGAAAGACGCCAACTATTACGGGTCTGTCACTCAAGCGTCCACTGTCAAGTTGGGTGTTGATTCCGAAACTTTGAATGATGTTTATATCCCATTCAATTCTTTGTTACCAATGGTGAATCCAAACGACTTTGTTGTTTCTGGTTGGGATATCCAAGATTACAACTGTTACGACGCCATGGTGGAATCGCAAGTCTTGGAATACGATTTGATCCAACAGTTGAAACCCGAAATGTCTCAAATCAAGCCTTTGAAATCCATCTATTACCCAGATTTCCTGGCCATGAACCAAATTGAAAGGGCAAACAATTGTATCAATAGAAAGGATAATTCCTCCGAGGTCATTGATATCAAGAATAAGCAAAGTGATCTTGACCATATTAGAAATGATATAAAGACTTTTAAACAAGAAAACCATCTAGACAAAGTCATTGTTCTTTGGACTGCCTCCACTGAAAGATATGCGGACATCATCGAAGGTGTTAACGACACTGCTGATAACTTGTTAAACTCCATCAAGACTTCTCATGAAGAAATTGCTCCTTCCACCATTTTCGCCGTTGCCTCGATCTTGGAAGGTGCTATTTATATCAATGGTTCTCCACAAAATACTCTTGTTCCAGGTGTAGTGGACTTATCCAAGAGAGAAAATACAATCATTGCTGGTGATGATTTCAAGACTGGTCAAACTAAATTGAAGTCTGTCTTGGCTCAATTTTTAATCGATGCTGGTATTAAACCATTATCTGTTGCCTCCTATAACCATTTGGGTAACAACGATGGTTACAATTTAAGTGCTCCAAAACAATTTAGATCCAAAGAAATCTCCAAATCTTCAGTCATTGATGATATGATTGAATCTAATGAAATCTTATACAATGCCAAGACTGGGGCAGAAGTAGATCATtgtattgttattaaataCATGCCTGCTGTCGGTGACAATAAAGTTGCCATGGATGAATATTACAGTGAATTGATGCTTGGTGGTCATAATAGAATCTCTGTTCATAACGTTTGTGAAGATTCCTTGTTGGCTACTCCAATCATGATTGATTTGATGGTTATGGTTGAATTCATTTCAAGAATTTCTTACAAGAGAGTAAATTCCagagatgatgaagaattggaaTACAGCACCTTTAATTCCACTTTATCCTTCTTAAGTTATTGGCTAAAGGCTCCAATGGTGAAGAAGGGTTTCCAACCAATTAACGGGTTAAACAAACAACGTTTAGCTTTAGAAAATTTCTTGAGATTATTGATTGGTCTACCACCAAACGATGAATTAAGATTTGAAGAAAGACTTTACTAG